A part of Melittangium boletus DSM 14713 genomic DNA contains:
- a CDS encoding class I SAM-dependent methyltransferase: MEVKHQTDNGQAALWNGRSGRAWVDAQEVLDQMLKPFEDLLVEAVRAGPGHRVLDVGCGTGSTTLAVARRLGAKGHCMGVDVSEPMLAVARARAKREETTVSFLRADVQRHAFEPASFDTIISRFGVMFFDNPVQAFANLRRAARDGAELRCIVWRSTADNPFMTTAERAAAPLLPNMPARQPDAPGPFSLADRHRVASILEESGWAEIDVQPLDVDCTLPENELVGYLTRIGPVGLSLQEADERTRKKVIDTVRTAFEPYVHGAEVRYTAACWMVSARAPLMGLPR, from the coding sequence ATGGAAGTCAAGCACCAGACCGATAACGGGCAGGCCGCGCTTTGGAACGGCCGCTCTGGACGCGCCTGGGTCGATGCACAAGAGGTACTCGACCAGATGCTCAAGCCGTTCGAAGACCTGCTGGTCGAAGCAGTCCGCGCCGGGCCCGGGCACCGCGTGCTCGACGTGGGCTGTGGTACGGGCAGCACCACGCTCGCCGTCGCGCGGCGACTCGGCGCGAAGGGCCATTGCATGGGCGTCGACGTTTCGGAGCCGATGCTCGCCGTCGCACGGGCACGCGCCAAACGGGAAGAGACGACCGTGAGCTTCCTCCGGGCCGACGTGCAGCGTCACGCCTTCGAGCCCGCGAGCTTCGACACGATCATTTCGCGCTTCGGCGTCATGTTCTTCGACAACCCGGTCCAGGCGTTCGCGAACTTGCGGCGCGCCGCGAGGGACGGCGCCGAACTCCGGTGCATCGTCTGGCGGAGTACCGCGGATAATCCGTTCATGACGACAGCCGAGCGCGCCGCGGCACCGCTGCTGCCAAACATGCCCGCCCGCCAGCCAGACGCGCCGGGACCGTTCTCCCTCGCGGACCGGCATCGGGTCGCTTCCATCCTGGAAGAGAGCGGCTGGGCCGAGATCGACGTCCAGCCGCTCGATGTTGACTGCACCCTGCCCGAGAACGAGCTGGTCGGCTACCTCACCCGGATCGGTCCTGTCGGTCTGAGCCTGCAAGAGGCGGACGAGCGGACGCGCAAGAAAGTCATCGACACTGTCCGTACTGCCTTTGAGCCCTATGTGCATGGCGCCGAGGTTCGCTATACCGCTGCCTGCTGGATGGTCAGCGCCCGAGCGCCGCTGATGGGCTTGCCCCGATAA
- a CDS encoding GMC family oxidoreductase, translating to MKGLLQTAAAGRYSRRDLLKLLGLSGAALAMPTLIGCSDSTEYDYIIIGAGSSGCTLAARLLTDSDARVLLIEAGGTNDREEIRDFTQSYRLTQPGAETDWAFRSEPQAALKGKTQSYSCGRVLGGSSAINGMVWVLGNRADYDGWAAAGCSGWDFASVLPSFQALSGPIRPSNSLTSRHSLSQAIVQAAVNLGYPFNEDYNGDNQLGATYSQLNVVEGIRQDAFAAFVSQHLANPRLTLMMNAWVKRLSFDGSKKLDRVIIDQQGGEMSVRAGREVIVCTGTIQTPQLLMLSGIGASAELEAHGIPVVANVPGVGKNLHDHLVSVAVRKLRQPEPASHTTTMDVNLFAGNGPRPGSPKFQVQSYYMRYGWGSHPSEALALGLINLHPTSRGTVKLRSANHRDAPIIDPNFLSTDEDLANQLEGYKLIRQLLGSPSLRDAVEDVEHSPGPDTVTDEQLVEALRQYSESDFHSVGTCKMGTDELAVADPQLRVRGVQGLRLASAAIMPVITSGNTNAPAMMVGDRCGRLILEKA from the coding sequence ATGAAAGGGCTTCTCCAGACGGCGGCGGCCGGCCGGTACTCCCGCCGCGACCTGCTGAAGCTGCTGGGTCTTTCGGGCGCGGCGCTCGCGATGCCCACGCTCATCGGTTGCTCGGACTCCACCGAGTACGACTACATCATCATCGGTGCCGGCTCCTCGGGCTGTACCTTGGCCGCCCGGCTCCTCACGGACTCGGACGCGCGCGTCCTGCTCATCGAGGCGGGAGGCACGAACGACCGCGAGGAGATCCGGGACTTCACCCAGTCCTACCGGCTGACCCAGCCGGGCGCCGAGACCGACTGGGCTTTCAGGTCCGAGCCGCAAGCGGCCTTGAAGGGCAAGACCCAGTCCTACTCCTGCGGCCGGGTGCTCGGCGGCAGCAGCGCCATCAACGGCATGGTCTGGGTTCTTGGCAACCGGGCCGACTACGACGGGTGGGCCGCGGCCGGGTGCTCCGGCTGGGACTTCGCCAGCGTCCTGCCCTCCTTCCAGGCCCTGAGCGGGCCGATCCGCCCCTCGAACTCACTGACCTCCCGTCACTCGTTGTCCCAGGCCATTGTCCAGGCCGCCGTCAACCTCGGCTACCCCTTCAACGAGGACTACAACGGCGACAACCAGCTCGGCGCTACCTATAGCCAGCTCAACGTGGTGGAGGGCATCCGCCAGGACGCCTTCGCCGCCTTCGTCTCGCAGCACCTGGCCAACCCCCGGCTCACGCTCATGATGAATGCCTGGGTGAAGCGCCTCTCCTTCGATGGCTCGAAGAAGCTCGACCGCGTCATCATCGACCAACAGGGCGGGGAGATGTCCGTGCGGGCCGGGCGCGAGGTCATCGTCTGCACCGGCACCATCCAGACGCCCCAGCTCCTGATGCTCTCGGGCATCGGCGCTTCGGCGGAGCTCGAGGCCCACGGCATTCCCGTGGTGGCCAACGTGCCGGGCGTGGGGAAGAACCTGCATGACCACCTGGTCTCGGTGGCGGTGCGAAAGCTGCGGCAGCCCGAGCCTGCCTCCCACACCACCACCATGGACGTGAACCTCTTCGCCGGCAACGGGCCCCGCCCGGGGTCTCCGAAGTTCCAGGTCCAGTCGTATTACATGCGCTACGGCTGGGGCTCCCATCCCTCCGAGGCGCTCGCCCTGGGTCTCATCAACCTGCACCCGACGAGCCGCGGCACCGTGAAGCTGCGCTCGGCGAACCACCGGGACGCCCCCATCATCGATCCGAATTTCCTGAGCACGGACGAGGATCTCGCCAACCAGCTCGAGGGCTACAAGCTCATCCGCCAGCTCCTCGGGTCGCCAAGCCTGCGCGACGCGGTGGAGGACGTGGAGCACTCGCCGGGCCCCGACACCGTCACCGATGAGCAACTGGTGGAGGCCCTCCGTCAGTATTCCGAGTCCGACTTCCACTCGGTGGGGACGTGCAAGATGGGCACGGACGAGCTGGCCGTGGCGGATCCGCAACTGCGCGTGCGAGGTGTCCAGGGCCTGCGGCTGGCGAGCGCCGCGATCATGCCTGTCATCACCTCGGGCAACACCAACGCGCCCGCGATGATGGTCGGCGACCGCTGCGGACGGCTCATCCTCGAGAAGGCCTGA
- a CDS encoding DUF1318 domain-containing protein — MKRRGLLLLAAFAFPGCIRAPEIVMVDRATALEEQASGSFKDVEQRLARAGMSPTPVPLTPNQLEELGIQPTPLVENLGKTQADRVDELLRRHCVGEGRDGLLVDTRSRCRAGRLSADDVALVERVNRARLQLWKWMRTIRPGVPEESVRRSWQQVHAEGVICGGWVESDDGTWGEKKC; from the coding sequence ATGAAACGCCGCGGGTTGCTGCTTCTCGCCGCCTTCGCCTTTCCCGGGTGCATCCGCGCTCCGGAGATCGTCATGGTCGATCGCGCGACGGCGCTCGAGGAACAGGCCTCGGGATCGTTCAAGGACGTGGAACAGCGTCTCGCTCGTGCGGGCATGAGCCCGACGCCGGTGCCACTCACCCCCAACCAGCTGGAGGAGTTGGGCATCCAACCCACGCCATTGGTCGAGAACCTCGGCAAGACGCAGGCGGACCGTGTCGACGAGCTGCTGCGGCGCCACTGCGTGGGGGAAGGGCGAGACGGGTTGCTGGTGGACACCCGGAGCCGCTGCCGGGCCGGGCGCTTGTCGGCCGATGACGTCGCCCTGGTGGAACGGGTGAACCGGGCCCGGTTGCAGCTGTGGAAGTGGATGCGGACGATCCGCCCCGGTGTGCCCGAAGAGTCGGTGCGCCGGAGTTGGCAACAGGTGCATGCGGAGGGAGTGATCTGCGGCGGCTGGGTTGAATCCGATGACGGCACCTGGGGGGAAAAGAAGTGCTGA
- a CDS encoding SRPBCC family protein yields MSNAVTETRSVVVEREVPFPPEKIWRALTQPHLIEEWLMKNDFKPVVGHGFNLRADWGAVDCQVLAIELHKTLSYTWAAYGLESVVTWTLTPTRTGTHLRMEQAGFRPDQQQAYQGAKGGWRQFFTNLEQVLARVD; encoded by the coding sequence ATGAGCAACGCTGTGACCGAAACGCGCTCCGTCGTTGTTGAACGGGAGGTGCCTTTTCCGCCGGAAAAGATCTGGCGCGCGCTCACGCAACCCCACTTGATCGAGGAGTGGCTCATGAAGAACGACTTCAAGCCTGTCGTGGGCCACGGTTTCAATCTTCGCGCGGACTGGGGCGCAGTTGACTGTCAGGTCCTGGCAATCGAGCTGCACAAAACGCTGTCTTACACGTGGGCGGCCTATGGTCTCGAGAGTGTCGTCACCTGGACTCTCACCCCAACGAGAACGGGGACCCATCTGCGCATGGAGCAGGCGGGCTTCCGGCCGGATCAGCAGCAGGCCTACCAGGGTGCCAAGGGCGGGTGGCGGCAGTTCTTCACGAACCTGGAGCAAGTCTTGGCGCGGGTAGATTGA
- a CDS encoding PD40 domain-containing protein codes for MLTPRGRYFMVLAVLLAGSAWAQDDENGGGLRTPSRLTVGVGDQFLGQLAPDGNTLIFVSNRNIATEIYVQDLEQGRERRLFDEGADVTWPRVSPDGKHLLYISFRNQAGGQLCVRELPGAEGRRCLEEETSALQAEWIDASHVALVSRATIQGDLRLSRVTVARELSVGPLLDRNLTSPTISPDGRWLVYVPIERSVQQVGPGFAARASPHLEAFRLDRPGAVPIPLALDLPGQTGQPVFALDGRSLYVVQFFTDSNEDGVIDASDSGVLFRVPFAAEREDAPELASVSSPDQLTSESWSCEYPAPAAASLIATCSRDQSLDVYQLPLDGQVPSNWDVPRLNEELGMAGKRADQLLLYRQRLLREARPKLRRLLMMRLSLLLLAFEDFDAAEFYARHMRSVNDPATAGLAEPLQLLIDHRRAMKERERGRMVDALSDGERQRMAALDPATAPSPPSAVFQHVVRSELADAAGDFTRARQELEAAQVTDTTPRAVLEAYFEQADALYRKLDDREALVEAGRRLSMNKVFHDDDQLDFARAAVRALYRGRPHHEADAAMAQALASAPAGSAYAFALELGRHVNALHDERPPRPVRDALISFYHQQKDPLRRRALVQDAVERAAGLGADGVLEALATVYVDDAPAGTEEHRRAERLFRRAMMGRAYRRLGKQRLDDARADFDLVTQRTGSLESAVESMSLRLRAGVSPEVVEKEVTTTSASRARPLAHFVKAYLTARQLPKLDDRAHAQAVAAAVKELRTSWQELKNQRAAHALYAAIHHEDFLRGHAPSAAERANRHYLIALDLVRNNVRYRAMILGALGLLHTQVGNFHIALGYLEQRDKLPYVDNAAGLAVSLARARALLHVGREEESAQAADQALAIVDATPKLARFVTLALDRAALYNLAAGRFERALALYDRELPTVETGPSDVEGLRNRLVVRLARCAAALGAGEPQRALEDLDRVERDLATPAVQATLNGAHATPQHIQRSYRIIAAGLRANAETRLGHLDAAAHALELRRTLFLERFAESDRDEDIRAVTLAEMRLAENAVDRRDTAQAARWLGKAIEHADTLVDRTHAPVDAGQLDVLWFAAQLHSDGNTQVPFDVPKRLGQAQRSLIDQRDPAWRSYLAWFEIYLALSANPPAEVRDALLLPAQPSSAGVSSHED; via the coding sequence GTGCTGACGCCCCGTGGCCGGTATTTCATGGTCCTGGCCGTTCTCCTCGCGGGCAGCGCCTGGGCGCAGGACGATGAGAACGGCGGAGGCTTGCGCACGCCCTCCCGGCTCACCGTGGGCGTGGGAGATCAATTCCTGGGGCAGTTGGCGCCCGATGGAAACACGCTGATCTTCGTGTCCAACCGCAACATCGCGACCGAAATCTACGTCCAGGATCTGGAGCAGGGTCGCGAGCGCCGCCTCTTCGACGAAGGCGCCGACGTGACCTGGCCACGGGTCAGTCCCGACGGCAAACACCTGCTCTACATTTCGTTCCGAAATCAGGCCGGCGGTCAGCTGTGTGTGCGGGAGTTGCCCGGTGCGGAAGGCCGCCGCTGCCTCGAGGAAGAAACCAGCGCGCTCCAGGCGGAATGGATCGATGCCTCGCATGTCGCGCTGGTGAGCCGGGCGACCATCCAGGGCGATTTGCGATTGTCGCGGGTCACGGTGGCGCGCGAGTTGAGCGTGGGTCCGCTGCTCGATCGGAACCTGACCAGTCCCACCATCTCGCCCGATGGGCGCTGGCTGGTGTACGTCCCGATCGAGCGGTCCGTGCAGCAGGTGGGCCCCGGATTCGCCGCGCGCGCCTCGCCCCATCTGGAGGCATTTCGGTTGGATCGCCCCGGCGCCGTCCCCATACCGCTGGCGCTCGATCTTCCGGGACAAACCGGACAGCCCGTGTTCGCGCTCGATGGGCGCTCCCTGTACGTGGTGCAGTTCTTCACCGACTCCAATGAGGACGGGGTCATCGACGCGAGCGACAGCGGAGTGCTGTTCCGGGTGCCTTTCGCCGCTGAGCGCGAGGACGCGCCCGAGTTGGCCAGCGTCTCCAGTCCGGACCAACTCACCAGTGAGTCCTGGAGTTGCGAGTACCCAGCGCCCGCGGCCGCGTCACTCATCGCCACCTGTTCGCGCGATCAATCGCTGGATGTGTATCAGCTGCCACTGGATGGTCAGGTTCCCAGCAACTGGGACGTTCCTCGTCTCAACGAAGAATTGGGAATGGCCGGTAAGCGCGCGGATCAACTCCTGCTCTACCGCCAACGCCTCCTGCGCGAAGCCCGGCCCAAACTCCGTCGTCTGCTGATGATGCGCCTGAGCCTGCTTCTCCTGGCTTTCGAGGACTTCGATGCGGCGGAGTTCTACGCCCGCCACATGCGTTCGGTGAACGATCCAGCCACCGCGGGACTGGCAGAGCCGCTGCAACTCCTCATCGACCACCGGCGCGCCATGAAGGAACGCGAACGCGGCCGCATGGTGGACGCGCTGAGCGACGGCGAACGGCAACGCATGGCCGCGTTGGATCCCGCCACCGCTCCCAGCCCGCCCTCCGCCGTCTTTCAACACGTGGTGCGCAGTGAGCTGGCGGATGCGGCCGGCGACTTCACGCGGGCGCGTCAGGAACTGGAGGCCGCCCAGGTGACCGACACCACGCCGCGCGCGGTGCTGGAAGCCTACTTCGAACAAGCGGACGCGCTGTACCGCAAGCTCGATGATCGGGAGGCCCTGGTCGAAGCCGGCCGCCGGCTCTCCATGAACAAAGTGTTTCATGATGACGACCAGCTCGACTTCGCTCGCGCCGCCGTCCGCGCCCTCTACCGGGGACGTCCCCACCACGAAGCGGATGCCGCCATGGCCCAGGCACTCGCATCGGCACCGGCTGGCTCGGCCTACGCGTTCGCCTTGGAACTGGGCCGGCACGTCAACGCATTGCACGACGAGCGTCCCCCTCGCCCCGTCCGGGATGCATTGATCTCGTTCTACCATCAGCAAAAAGATCCCCTTCGCCGGCGTGCACTGGTGCAAGACGCCGTCGAGCGTGCGGCGGGTCTCGGCGCCGACGGCGTGCTGGAGGCGTTGGCGACGGTCTACGTCGACGACGCCCCTGCCGGCACCGAGGAACACCGCCGGGCCGAGCGGTTGTTTCGCCGCGCGATGATGGGGCGCGCCTACCGCCGGTTGGGGAAGCAGCGCCTGGACGACGCCCGTGCCGACTTCGACCTCGTGACTCAACGGACTGGCTCACTGGAAAGTGCTGTCGAATCCATGAGCCTGCGTTTGCGTGCCGGCGTCAGCCCCGAGGTGGTGGAAAAGGAAGTCACCACCACCTCCGCGAGCAGGGCCAGGCCGCTCGCGCACTTCGTGAAGGCCTACCTCACGGCGCGCCAGTTGCCCAAGCTGGATGACCGCGCCCACGCCCAGGCGGTGGCGGCGGCCGTGAAGGAGCTGCGCACCTCGTGGCAAGAACTCAAGAACCAGCGCGCGGCGCATGCCCTCTATGCGGCCATTCATCACGAGGACTTCCTCCGCGGCCACGCTCCTTCCGCCGCTGAGCGCGCCAACCGGCACTATTTGATCGCCTTGGATCTGGTGCGCAACAACGTCCGCTACCGAGCGATGATCCTCGGCGCGTTGGGGCTGTTGCACACCCAGGTGGGCAACTTCCACATCGCCCTGGGCTACCTCGAGCAACGGGACAAGTTGCCCTACGTGGACAACGCGGCGGGGCTGGCGGTGTCCCTTGCTCGCGCCCGGGCGCTCTTGCATGTCGGCCGCGAGGAAGAGTCAGCACAGGCGGCGGATCAGGCCTTGGCCATCGTGGACGCCACACCGAAGCTGGCCAGGTTCGTCACCCTGGCACTGGATCGCGCGGCGCTCTACAACCTCGCCGCGGGCCGATTCGAGCGTGCGTTGGCGCTCTACGATCGCGAACTGCCCACCGTGGAAACGGGCCCCAGCGACGTGGAGGGTCTGCGCAACCGGTTGGTGGTGCGGCTGGCCCGCTGCGCCGCGGCGCTGGGGGCGGGTGAACCCCAGCGGGCGTTGGAGGACCTGGACAGAGTTGAGCGCGACCTGGCGACCCCAGCCGTGCAAGCCACGCTGAATGGGGCACACGCCACACCCCAGCACATTCAGCGCTCCTACCGCATCATCGCCGCGGGACTGCGCGCCAATGCGGAGACCAGACTCGGGCACCTGGACGCCGCCGCCCACGCACTCGAACTGCGGCGTACGCTGTTCCTGGAACGGTTCGCCGAGTCGGATCGAGATGAGGACATCCGCGCGGTGACGCTGGCGGAGATGCGACTTGCCGAGAATGCCGTGGATCGCCGGGACACGGCGCAGGCGGCCCGCTGGTTGGGCAAGGCGATCGAGCATGCCGACACCCTGGTTGATCGCACCCACGCACCGGTCGATGCCGGTCAGCTCGACGTGCTTTGGTTCGCGGCGCAGTTGCACTCGGATGGGAACACGCAGGTTCCTTTCGACGTGCCCAAGCGTCTGGGCCAGGCGCAACGCTCCCTCATCGACCAGCGTGATCCCGCCTGGCGCTCATATCTGGCGTGGTTCGAGATCTATCTGGCGCTCAGTGCGAACCCGCCAGCAGAAGTCCGGGACGCACTGCTGCTGCCCGCACAGCCATCGTCGGCCGGTGTGAGCAGCCATGAGGATTAA
- a CDS encoding DUF1801 domain-containing protein: protein MKKTTTTLKKKTIGSKEEEGGDSPSQLIDARIKELNDWRGETLARIRTLIKQAEPEVIEEWKWRGVPVWSHAGMICTGETYKNAVKMTFAKGASLEDPSGLFNSSLEGNTRRAIDFHEGDKIDEKALKALIRAAVALNTSVRATAVSVRAQKRPKSA from the coding sequence ATGAAGAAAACGACAACCACCCTCAAGAAGAAGACGATCGGCTCGAAGGAAGAAGAAGGAGGAGACTCTCCCTCTCAGCTGATCGATGCGAGGATCAAGGAGCTGAATGATTGGCGGGGCGAAACGCTCGCTCGGATCCGAACTCTCATCAAGCAGGCCGAGCCCGAAGTGATCGAGGAGTGGAAGTGGAGAGGGGTTCCGGTGTGGTCGCACGCCGGAATGATCTGCACCGGTGAGACGTACAAGAATGCCGTGAAGATGACCTTCGCCAAGGGAGCCTCGTTGGAGGACCCGTCAGGCCTCTTCAACTCCAGCCTCGAAGGCAACACCCGGCGTGCCATCGATTTCCATGAGGGCGACAAGATCGATGAAAAGGCGTTGAAGGCGCTCATTCGCGCCGCCGTGGCACTGAACACGTCGGTGCGAGCTACCGCTGTCTCCGTCCGCGCCCAGAAGAGACCCAAGAGCGCTTGA
- a CDS encoding DUF1801 domain-containing protein: MSNKTSKKPATVTKKAAKPRKPALLSGGNPQIAKAYGDAPVQAYIAAMPGWKRDVGLRLDALIARTIPGVHKAVKWNSPMYGVEGQGWFLGIHCFTKYIKVAFFRGTSLSPVPPGESKSQDTRYLDIHEDDQLDEAQFAAWVKQASQLPGERM; the protein is encoded by the coding sequence ATGTCCAACAAGACGTCCAAGAAGCCGGCGACGGTCACAAAGAAGGCGGCCAAGCCGCGGAAGCCGGCCCTCCTCTCAGGCGGCAACCCGCAGATCGCGAAGGCCTATGGCGACGCCCCCGTGCAGGCCTACATCGCGGCCATGCCGGGCTGGAAACGTGACGTCGGGCTTCGCCTCGACGCGCTCATCGCGCGCACCATCCCCGGCGTGCACAAGGCAGTCAAATGGAACTCACCGATGTACGGAGTCGAGGGCCAAGGCTGGTTCCTCGGCATCCATTGCTTCACGAAGTACATCAAGGTGGCTTTCTTTCGCGGCACGTCGCTGAGTCCTGTTCCCCCCGGCGAGTCCAAGAGCCAGGACACGCGTTACCTCGACATCCATGAGGACGACCAGCTCGACGAAGCTCAGTTCGCCGCTTGGGTGAAGCAAGCCAGCCAATTGCCTGGCGAACGAATGTGA
- a CDS encoding ArsR/SmtB family transcription factor, with amino-acid sequence MSTAHDVLFRTLADPTRRALFERLCREGEKTVGDLTARAGVSQPVVSKHLGVLKQAGLVRDRHEGRHTHYSAQLGALAPLIDWTSQMAGFWQNRFDQLEDLLKRMDQ; translated from the coding sequence ATGTCGACAGCTCACGACGTACTCTTCAGAACGCTCGCCGATCCGACTCGGCGGGCTCTCTTCGAACGACTGTGCCGCGAAGGAGAGAAGACGGTCGGGGATCTGACGGCTCGGGCCGGGGTCTCGCAACCGGTCGTCTCGAAGCACCTCGGGGTCCTGAAGCAGGCCGGGTTGGTGCGCGACCGCCACGAAGGTCGCCACACACACTACAGCGCGCAGCTCGGCGCCTTGGCCCCGCTGATCGACTGGACAAGCCAAATGGCCGGCTTCTGGCAAAACCGGTTCGACCAACTCGAAGATCTCCTCAAAAGGATGGACCAATGA
- a CDS encoding D-alanine--D-alanine ligase family protein: MRIALTYNLKLSDAEEEAEFDSQDTVNTLAAAIERLGHRLERFEVSGPASRTVARLEAYSPDLIFNIAEGRRGRFREAFYPALFEELGFAYTGSDAYALALTLDKQLTKLVLSKHGIRTPGWQFVEHLNELKAEELRFPVIIKPNFEGSSKGITQNSVAETVEEAREKVAQALARYPAGVLVEEFIRGTDITVPFLAAVQNDHDGVLNPVGYDFDPAALASRKYAIYDYDLKTKREQLVKVRAPANISGKLAEEMRTLSKKILHVLDCRDLGRIDFRLSDAGVPYFLEINALPSLHPDAGIYAAAALEGVHLDGVVNAVIQSAARRYKIKDGKRAGKPTRKTGPLRVGFTYNVKRVKPVADAVAVEDSEAEYDSPTTLQKIREAIASWGHEVVDLEATAELPSVLASTPLDIVFNIAEGFKGRNRESQVPAMLELLDIPYTGSDPATLSIALDKALAKKIVRQAGIHTPNFQLMHTGKERLNKEFTTFPLIVKPVAEGSSKGVLTKSVCNSEAELREVVKEIVTKYQQPALIEEYIGGREFTVGLLGERRPRVLPPMEIVFLDKEDKTPIYSFQHKLDWNDRIRYDAPAKLEPALLEKLRAAARGSFMALGCRDVARIDFRMDDKGRLYFIECNPLPGLTPGWSDLVLIAQGAGMDYRGLIGEIMAPAIRRYKEREARRAADESALMKLAMEKAAQEKAALSEEKAAGSGGGGLGAGAAPQRLEMKA; this comes from the coding sequence GTGCGCATCGCGCTGACGTACAACCTCAAGCTGTCCGACGCGGAAGAAGAGGCGGAGTTCGATTCCCAGGACACGGTGAACACCCTGGCCGCCGCCATCGAGCGGCTGGGTCACCGGCTGGAGCGCTTCGAGGTCAGCGGTCCCGCCTCGCGCACCGTGGCCCGCTTGGAGGCCTACAGCCCAGACCTCATCTTCAACATCGCGGAAGGCCGTCGAGGCCGTTTCCGCGAGGCCTTCTACCCGGCGCTCTTCGAGGAGCTGGGCTTCGCGTACACCGGCTCGGACGCCTATGCCCTGGCGCTGACGCTCGACAAGCAGCTCACCAAGCTCGTGCTGAGCAAGCACGGCATCCGCACCCCGGGCTGGCAGTTCGTCGAGCACCTCAACGAACTCAAGGCCGAGGAGCTGCGCTTTCCCGTCATCATCAAGCCCAACTTCGAGGGCTCCTCCAAGGGCATCACCCAGAACTCGGTGGCCGAGACGGTCGAGGAGGCCCGCGAGAAGGTGGCCCAGGCGCTCGCGCGCTACCCCGCGGGGGTCCTGGTGGAGGAGTTCATCCGGGGCACCGACATCACGGTGCCCTTCCTGGCCGCGGTGCAGAACGACCATGACGGCGTGCTCAACCCGGTGGGCTACGACTTCGATCCGGCGGCCCTGGCCAGCCGCAAGTACGCCATCTACGACTACGACCTGAAGACGAAGCGGGAGCAGCTGGTCAAGGTCCGCGCTCCCGCGAACATCTCCGGCAAGCTGGCCGAGGAGATGCGCACCCTGTCGAAGAAGATCCTCCACGTGCTCGATTGCCGGGATCTGGGGCGGATCGACTTCCGGCTGAGCGACGCGGGCGTGCCGTACTTCCTGGAGATCAACGCGCTGCCGAGCCTGCATCCGGACGCGGGCATCTACGCCGCCGCGGCCCTGGAGGGCGTGCACCTGGACGGCGTCGTCAACGCCGTCATCCAGAGCGCGGCGCGGCGCTACAAGATCAAGGACGGCAAGCGCGCGGGCAAGCCGACGCGCAAGACGGGCCCCCTGCGCGTGGGCTTCACCTACAACGTCAAGCGCGTGAAGCCCGTGGCGGACGCCGTGGCGGTGGAGGACAGCGAGGCGGAGTACGACTCGCCCACCACGCTGCAGAAGATTCGCGAGGCCATCGCCTCCTGGGGTCACGAGGTGGTGGACCTGGAGGCCACGGCGGAACTGCCCAGCGTGCTGGCGAGCACGCCGCTGGACATCGTGTTCAACATCGCCGAGGGCTTCAAGGGCCGCAACCGCGAGAGCCAGGTGCCCGCCATGCTGGAGCTCCTGGACATTCCGTACACGGGCAGTGATCCGGCCACGCTCTCCATCGCGCTCGACAAGGCCCTGGCCAAGAAGATTGTCCGTCAGGCGGGCATCCACACGCCCAACTTCCAGCTCATGCACACGGGCAAGGAGCGGCTCAACAAGGAGTTCACCACCTTCCCGCTCATCGTGAAGCCGGTGGCGGAGGGCTCCTCGAAGGGCGTGCTCACCAAGAGCGTGTGCAACAGCGAGGCGGAGCTGCGCGAGGTGGTGAAGGAGATCGTCACCAAGTACCAGCAGCCCGCGCTCATCGAGGAGTACATCGGCGGGCGGGAGTTCACGGTGGGCCTGCTGGGCGAGCGCCGTCCGCGCGTGCTGCCGCCCATGGAGATCGTCTTCCTGGACAAGGAGGACAAGACGCCCATCTACAGCTTTCAGCACAAGCTGGATTGGAACGATCGCATCCGCTACGACGCGCCGGCGAAGCTCGAGCCGGCGCTGCTGGAGAAGCTGCGAGCGGCGGCGCGCGGCTCGTTCATGGCGCTGGGGTGCCGGGACGTGGCGCGCATCGACTTCCGCATGGATGACAAGGGGCGCCTGTACTTCATCGAGTGCAACCCGTTGCCGGGGCTCACGCCGGGCTGGAGCGACCTGGTGCTGATCGCCCAGGGCGCGGGCATGGACTACCGGGGACTCATTGGGGAAATCATGGCCCCGGCCATCCGCCGCTACAAGGAGCGCGAGGCCCGCCGCGCCGCGGACGAGAGCGCCCTGATGAAGCTGGCCATGGAGAAGGCCGCACAAGAGAAGGCCGCCCTGAGCGAGGAGAAGGCGGCGGGCTCGGGGGGCGGCGGCCTGGGCGCCGGAGCGGCCCCCCAGCGTCTGGAGATGAAGGCCTGA
- a CDS encoding helix-turn-helix domain-containing protein: protein MRHLDIAEVARQSGVPASTLRFYEEKGLIASTGRRGLRRLFEPGVLERLALIALGRAAGFSLDEIARMFAPDGRPCIDRRMLVAKAEQLDRTIRELSAMRDGLRHAAACPAPGHMECPTFRRIVRAAASGAIGGRGKKVP from the coding sequence GTGAGACACCTGGACATCGCCGAAGTGGCGCGGCAATCCGGCGTTCCCGCGTCGACGCTGCGGTTCTACGAGGAAAAAGGGTTGATTGCCTCCACTGGCAGGCGTGGGCTGCGTCGCCTGTTCGAGCCCGGCGTGCTGGAACGGCTGGCGCTGATCGCACTGGGCCGCGCCGCCGGCTTCTCTCTCGATGAGATCGCGCGGATGTTCGCGCCGGATGGGCGGCCGTGCATCGACCGGAGGATGCTCGTGGCCAAGGCGGAGCAGCTGGACAGGACGATCCGCGAACTGAGCGCCATGCGCGACGGCCTACGGCACGCCGCTGCCTGCCCCGCACCGGGCCACATGGAATGTCCCACCTTCCGCCGCATCGTGCGGGCC